The segment CACAACCCCAGCCTGCTCAAAAAGCCTAGCCAGCCTCTCACTATCAACGTCATATGGCAAATTGCCGACAAAAACCTTTGCCTCCTCAGGCGGTTCCGAATAAGAATCCTCACCATCATCAACGACTCCGTCGTCGCTGATGGCCTCAGTAACAGCACCCTCGCCCTCGGATTCCCAATCGGATGCTTGGGCATCAGGCCCCTCAACCTCTTCATTTTCCCAAGTGACCTTCTCTTCCTGCTCTTCTTCAATTATCACTGTGTTGTCTTCTTCCTGCTGAGCCCAGTCCGAGGTCTGGGCAACGAAGGTGActacagaagaagaaagggtcTTGCTCTTAAGAAACAAAGATGGGGAAAAGAGTGAAGATTGAGAGCATGATAAGAGAAGCTTAATGGGTTTGTGAGGAGGAATTGGCAGATATGAATGTGGGGTTTTGGTGGAGAAGATGGTGGGAAGAGAGATTGGAGACCCATTTGGGATTGAGAAGGGCTTCAAGAGATGGTGAGTTGCAGACGACATTTTTAGAGGGAGAGAATGTAGAAAGAGAAATGAGAGGGTTTTAGGGGGTGAGAGGATAAGGAGGTTGGAGATGAGGGTTTTGAGAGGAAATGAGAGTACTTTATATGGTGCACAATGGGCTGAATATTATGGGCTTCAGATTTTTTTATGGAGGACCCACAGGCCCAATAAAATTCTCCTATGAGAGGAATGTGACTTGTTTGTGAGGTAGAGTTTTGTCAGTCCAAATATTATCCTTTTTTGGTCCACTCACCTAATGTCGTTAAACTGGGGTCCATATAAATCAAATGAATCTCTATTTTATCTCTTATAAACATGAAGAACTTCACCCATTAGACTATCATCACTACAGATCCTTTGAGTGAAGCTATAGGAGATAAAGTAACATTAATCTTGCAGATGGTGCATTTTAATAGCATGATAACCTGAGTTGATGCCTGTGAATGGGTTCTAGTTCACTGTGATGGGTACACAATCAAATTTAAGAAGCTCAATCTGATTCAGAAATCATTAACAATCATCTGCCCATCTATATAACATCAGCTTCATATCAATATAAATCACATTCGGAAGCCATGTCGGCAAGAAACCACATGGCAAGCTAAAAACTCATCTTACCCTAGTTTGCTCCTTCAAGAGCTTGGGAGCCATACTGAATTACATTTTTGTACTGATAATTCTCCAAGGATGGAGCTCATAACACATTGACGGAATCAAATTAAGCTCATACAAAATGTGTATGGAATGCTGTTTTAGTCTTGTGGCTTTGATTGCTCAGAAAACTCAATACACGATTTTTATCTCTCTTAAGCTGCATTCTCCTTGGAGTTTAAGTGTCAACAATCCACCCTCAGCATTGTATTGGAATTCCTCCTCCTGCATGTCCACAATACAAGATAGTGGTTTTTTGCTTGAGTATGCTCCAAATCGGCCACAGCCCCGCACACTGATCTTTACCCTGCACCCTGCAGGATGATTAGTATGCTCCAAAGCTTCAACCGCTCCGCCGGAGTTGTACATGTCAAGCAATCCAATGGGAGCAAATTGAAGATTCTGACCCAATACCTGTTGCAATACCCTCTTTCTGTATAAGCATTTCATGCCATCCAATTCAAACAGAATAATATGACAGAAAGGGCGAATGATTTTCTCACCCTAACTGGAGATATGGTGAAAATTTCACATTTTAGAACTGCCAAGGACACTTCAAGGTTTGCTTTCTCTGACAATCTAGAAAGAGATCCTACAATATAAGAGTTTTGATGGTTATTCTTGAAAAAAGGGTTTCCAATGCAAAACCAGGATCCAAATAAGATGGGAAATTTGAAATAGACCTGAATAGAATGCATATACAGCAGAGTCTCCACGCCAGTTGTCGCCTGCAACTTGGTCAAGATATTCAACATCTAGGGGACTGACATGTCCTGAAAGGAAGGTAGGTGTAGATGCCAAGACGGGCACTGCTTCAGCATCTTTCATCGGCCAATTTCCTGCTCCTTGGCAATTGAAAACACCAACAACCCCTGACAACTTGTTCAAATTCCAAATCTTCAGCAGACTGCATAATTCAATATAGATAACTATTGTTAGAGAACTATATATGTTATGCGTGTGTGTGCGTGTGTCAGTCACGTACCCTTTGAGTCAGCAAAAGGTATTTTAAGAGAAACTTCACCTTTCCCCATCCATGACTGGGTCCTTGAATAAGCAGTCCCGCGTAGGTCTGCCAGGATGTTTAGCTCTCAGTACAGATCCATCAGGCAATACTAACCTTTTGAGGATCCTGAAATCATGTGTGCCTGGCCTGTCACTGCAGACACCAGCAAAGTAGTGAAAGGCTTTCTTCCTTACAGTTGTACTAAAAGGGGAAGAACAACAAGAGAAAGTATCCATGCCAGAACTCCACAAAGAAACGGTAAATATGTATGCCTAAACCCAACAGAGAGGAAAATACTTTTACAATGTTTTCTTTTCCAAGAAATAGATGCAAACTTATTCATTAATAATCATGCCCTCACCTTACATATACTGCACAGCCACCCAACGCTCTTGCTGCCCCATGAAACTCAGCTGTGCTATGGTTGCTCTGCAATGAAGAAAGAAAGTACTTGATACGTGGCAATCTCTAAGTAACCTTCCAAGAGCCAAAAAACACTGGAAGTTGAATGAGGGACTGTGTCCTTAAATTATGAGTTTGAGGCATCTATAGCACCATCTTTTACATGCTTCTAATTTGTTAGTCCAGTTTTagttaatgaaaattttgtctCAAACTGAAATATGGTACCATGTTACTAGTGCCAAATCAGCTCAAATCTTTTGATAGTAGAAGTTTTGATTATGTGCCATCTTtagagaatgaaaataatatggAGAAGGAAGAAATCTTACATGGAACGTGTCCCAATCCGGTACCACAATCTCCCCAAGCAGAAGACTGTTAAAAGCTACAGAGGCAATATGTACAGTCTGAAATGTTGGTTCCTTTGGCATGAAATCCTCTGATGCTCTTGCAACTGCACTCTTCCTTGAACTGGCAGTAATCAAACCCATTTAATCAGAAAAATACCCTCCAGCATGGTTTATGTTTAGAAATGAAGGATAGGAAAACCTGTAAATGGAATCTGAGTTGTGACTCATGCAGCAAATCAGGCTGTTATCTTTGAAATTTCTCGCAATAGATTCATCCAGTGCAAATTGATATTGTCTAGTCAGCAAGACCCTTCCACCATACCCCTTACCTATGGTTTCTAATATATTCTGAACATCCACCTTCACTCCATCTACTCCGCTACTAGCAAGATAGCCATGCAGatcattataaaaatgaaagattttttCCGGGTCAATTATCCCAACACCATATTTCTCCAAGCTGTCCACAGCAATATCTCTAAGATTTCCTATGTTGCCAGGTGATTGAATTGGGTATGCAAGCTTGGGATTGtatttttccatcattttggAAGATGGAAGGACCCCTCCCCAATAGCCAATTATAGCATGCCACATATAAACAAATCTGCATAATGAAATATTCTCATTGTAAGAAACATTGAAAAAATCTAAGTACAATAAGCAAGAGAGAAGTGAAATTCTGCATTGAGGGAAATTACCTTACTTGAGTCTGTATCTCTCTTTGATGGTCTGAATAAAATCGTGTAGGTCAATGCATGAACTCTCTGAGCCAGAGCTCTTGAACttactattttctcttataTCCACCAATCTGGTTGCAAACCTATATGTACACAGAAAAGCTAGTGAGGTGATAGCAATTTGATGTTACTAGATTTTGGAAGGAATACAATCCCATGAAAATAAAACCTACTGTGTCCCATCTATATGCGGTTTACTTCCTTTGTGGAACTCATTTATCGTCTCTTGCCATCCATCATCAATGATCAAGAATTTTGGTGGACAGCCTCCTTCTAAAAAGCTGTCAAAATATAATAAGTTAAAGACAAAATGAACCCTACTGAACTTATTGGACAAGTTGAAAACTGGTgccattttcatttaaattgcTAACTGAAATATGCGTGTCCCTTTTTGTACCTTTGAAGACCCTCTCTTATGCCTTGTGGATTGACTTCAGTATAAAAAGCATCCCATGTGCACCATCCAAACCAGTCCAAATGTGGAGGAGCCTGTCAATTAAAATACAGAGGTTAATTAAAATGATATTCCTATTGTGATTAGCATATGCTATaaagatttcatttttcatcacCTTTTTGTGTTCAATGTGAGCAAAAGTACCTTTGCGTTTCTCCAGTATCCTATGCCAAATAAACAATAAGCATTTGGAAGTGTAAGGATTCATCATTCATCTCTTTCAAATAACAGTAGCTCCATACGAAGACAGGTAATTAACTAGTTTAGGTCTCCAAATCAATCATACTTGATAGAGTTCTTAAG is part of the Vitis riparia cultivar Riparia Gloire de Montpellier isolate 1030 chromosome 17, EGFV_Vit.rip_1.0, whole genome shotgun sequence genome and harbors:
- the LOC117905041 gene encoding 28 kDa ribonucleoprotein, chloroplastic-like, giving the protein MSSATHHLLKPFSIPNGSPISLPTIFSTKTPHSYLPIPPHKPIKLLLSCSQSSLFSPSLFLKSKTLSSSVVTFVAQTSDWAQQEEDNTVIIEEEQEEKVTWENEEVEGPDAQASDWESEGEGAVTEAISDDGVVDDGEDSYSEPPEEAKVFVGNLPYDVDSERLARLFEQAGVVEIAEVIYNRETDRSRGFGFVSMSTVEEAEKAVDMFHRYELDGRLLTVNKAAPRGSQPERPPRVFEPAFRMYVGNLPWDVDSARLEQVFSEHGKVVEARVVFDRETGRSRGFGFVTMSSQTELEDAIAATDGQTLDGRTIRVNVAEERPRRSAF
- the LOC117905040 gene encoding probable galactinol--sucrose galactosyltransferase 2 isoform X3, with product MTITAKPSITDSGLMVGSRVVCNRVAENLVVSPESSGSAFLGATSPAPSSRHVFNVGVLEGYRFICLFRAKFWWMIPRVGKSASEIPMETQMLLLEVREESALDDENSSDMTSESTFYVLFLPVLDGPFRTSLQGTSENVLQFCVESGDPSVQASQVLEAVLINSGDNPFELLKNSIKILEKRKGTFAHIEHKKAPPHLDWFGWCTWDAFYTEVNPQGIREGLQSFLEGGCPPKFLIIDDGWQETINEFHKGSKPHIDGTQFATRLVDIRENSKFKSSGSESSCIDLHDFIQTIKERYRLKFVYMWHAIIGYWGGVLPSSKMMEKYNPKLAYPIQSPGNIGNLRDIAVDSLEKYGVGIIDPEKIFHFYNDLHGYLASSGVDGVKVDVQNILETIGKGYGGRVLLTRQYQFALDESIARNFKDNSLICCMSHNSDSIYSSRKSAVARASEDFMPKEPTFQTVHIASVAFNSLLLGEIVVPDWDTFHSNHSTAEFHGAARALGGCAVYVSDRPGTHDFRILKRLVLPDGSVLRAKHPGRPTRDCLFKDPVMDGESLLKIWNLNKLSGVVGVFNCQGAGNWPMKDAEAVPVLASTPTFLSGHVSPLDVEYLDQVAGDNWRGDSAVYAFYSGSLSRLSEKANLEVSLAVLKCEIFTISPVRVLGQNLQFAPIGLLDMYNSGGAVEALEHTNHPAGCRVKISVRGCGRFGAYSSKKPLSCIVDMQEEEFQYNAEGGLLTLKLQGECSLREIKIVY
- the LOC117905040 gene encoding probable galactinol--sucrose galactosyltransferase 2 isoform X1, whose protein sequence is MSSAAQHLLKTFPFKMFRATQCLLKPLPVANGYLISLPANFTTKTPLPYLSTPFKLHLSWSLSSLSPPPLFLKNKTLSSSGVTSDGQTSDSARPGEDNTVVIKEEELTWQNQEISGSYPHVSDWKSNGNSDGGGAKMTITAKPSITDSGLMVGSRVVCNRVAENLVVSPESSGSAFLGATSPAPSSRHVFNVGVLEGYRFICLFRAKFWWMIPRVGKSASEIPMETQMLLLEVREESALDDENSSDMTSESTFYVLFLPVLDGPFRTSLQGTSENVLQFCVESGDPSVQASQVLEAVLINSGDNPFELLKNSIKILEKRKGTFAHIEHKKAPPHLDWFGWCTWDAFYTEVNPQGIREGLQSFLEGGCPPKFLIIDDGWQETINEFHKGSKPHIDGTQFATRLVDIRENSKFKSSGSESSCIDLHDFIQTIKERYRLKFVYMWHAIIGYWGGVLPSSKMMEKYNPKLAYPIQSPGNIGNLRDIAVDSLEKYGVGIIDPEKIFHFYNDLHGYLASSGVDGVKVDVQNILETIGKGYGGRVLLTRQYQFALDESIARNFKDNSLICCMSHNSDSIYSSRKSAVARASEDFMPKEPTFQTVHIASVAFNSLLLGEIVVPDWDTFHSNHSTAEFHGAARALGGCAVYVSDRPGTHDFRILKRLVLPDGSVLRAKHPGRPTRDCLFKDPVMDGESLLKIWNLNKLSGVVGVFNCQGAGNWPMKDAEAVPVLASTPTFLSGHVSPLDVEYLDQVAGDNWRGDSAVYAFYSGSLSRLSEKANLEVSLAVLKCEIFTISPVRVLGQNLQFAPIGLLDMYNSGGAVEALEHTNHPAGCRVKISVRGCGRFGAYSSKKPLSCIVDMQEEEFQYNAEGGLLTLKLQGECSLREIKIVY
- the LOC117905040 gene encoding probable galactinol--sucrose galactosyltransferase 2 isoform X4, which produces MIPRVGKSASEIPMETQMLLLEVREESALDDENSSDMTSESTFYVLFLPVLDGPFRTSLQGTSENVLQFCVESGDPSVQASQVLEAVLINSGDNPFELLKNSIKILEKRKGTFAHIEHKKAPPHLDWFGWCTWDAFYTEVNPQGIREGLQSFLEGGCPPKFLIIDDGWQETINEFHKGSKPHIDGTQFATRLVDIRENSKFKSSGSESSCIDLHDFIQTIKERYRLKFVYMWHAIIGYWGGVLPSSKMMEKYNPKLAYPIQSPGNIGNLRDIAVDSLEKYGVGIIDPEKIFHFYNDLHGYLASSGVDGVKVDVQNILETIGKGYGGRVLLTRQYQFALDESIARNFKDNSLICCMSHNSDSIYSSRKSAVARASEDFMPKEPTFQTVHIASVAFNSLLLGEIVVPDWDTFHSNHSTAEFHGAARALGGCAVYVSDRPGTHDFRILKRLVLPDGSVLRAKHPGRPTRDCLFKDPVMDGESLLKIWNLNKLSGVVGVFNCQGAGNWPMKDAEAVPVLASTPTFLSGHVSPLDVEYLDQVAGDNWRGDSAVYAFYSGSLSRLSEKANLEVSLAVLKCEIFTISPVRVLGQNLQFAPIGLLDMYNSGGAVEALEHTNHPAGCRVKISVRGCGRFGAYSSKKPLSCIVDMQEEEFQYNAEGGLLTLKLQGECSLREIKIVY
- the LOC117905040 gene encoding probable galactinol--sucrose galactosyltransferase 2 isoform X2, with amino-acid sequence MSSAAQHLLKTFPFKMFRATQCLLKPLPVANGYLISLPANFTTKTPLPYLSTPFKLHLSWSLSSLSPPPLFLKNKTLSSSGVTSDGQTSDSARPGEDNTVVIKEEELTWQNQEISGSYPHVSDWKSNGNSDGGGAKMTITAKPSITDSGLMVGSRVVCNRVAENLVVSPESSGSAFLGATSPAPSSRHVFNVGVLEGYRFICLFRAKFWWMIPRVGKSASEIPMETQMLLLEVREESALDDENSSDMTSESTFYVLFLPVLDGPFRTSLQGTSENVLQFCVESGDPSVQASQVLEAVLINSGDNPFELLKNSIKILEKRKGTFAHIEHKKAPPHLDWFGWCTWDAFYTEVNPQGIREGLQSFLEGGCPPKFLIIDDGWQETINEFHKGSKPHIDGTQFATRLVDIRENSKFKSSGSESSCIDLHDFIQTIKERYRLKFVYMWHAIIGYWGGVLPSSKMMEKYNPKLAYPIQSPGNIGNLRDIAVDSLEKYGVGIIDPEKIFHFYNDLHGYLASSGVDGVKVDVQNILETIGKGYGGRVLLTRQYQFALDESIARNFKDNSLICCMSHNSDSIYSSRKSAVARASEDFMPKEPTFQTVHIASVAFNSLLLGEIVVPDWDTFHSNHSTAEFHGAARALGGCAVYVSDRPGTHDFRILKRLVLPDGSVLRAKHPGRPTRDCLFKDPVMDGESLLKIWNLNKLSGVVGVFNCQGAGNWPMKDAEAVPVLASTPTFLSGHVSPLDVEYLDQVAGDNWRGDSAVYAFYSGIGSESSICSHWIA